DNA from Geobacter sulfurreducens PCA:
AACTTGGTTTCATGCGATATGTGCAAATGCTCCGCGAGAAGGGAGCGAAGCGCCTATGGGAAAACCTGAAGTTGAAGCGTGACGGCTACGGTCAAGACTTCGGGAAGTGGTATCAGCGGTTCAACCGTAGGTATATCACATCCCACAAGAAGAAGGTGTTTCACTCCTTCAGGCACACCGTAGCCACGGCTATGAAGCAATCAGGGGTTCTTGAAACTGTAGCGGCTGAAGTCTTAGGGCATGAAAACTCAAACATGACATACAGCCTATATGGAAAGGGCTATTACCCGAGACCGTTACTTGAGGCACTCTTGAAGCTGGACTATGGGGTTGACATTGGGGAACTGAGGGAGAAGGCTAACACGGGGCTGAATTACCGCCCAAGGAAGTGAAAAAAACAGATAGGAACACAGGGGAGACTATTGTTAACCATAAGGGATACATAGGTTGACCATTGAGAAAATATAGATATTGGCACTATAGTTGCAATAATGCCCCCCCCTATAGTAGATACCTTATGTTTTACACCAGAGTCTTTCACCAGTGTAAGGGTTTTACCGGCTACGCCGTAGTAGGTAATAACTCTACAGTAGTCCCTTAGAGTAGAACTGTAGCGGCTACTAGAGTATTACACCAGAGTTTACACCAGTGTTACCCTAGAGTATGGGAATTTACAGGGGTAAGGAGTAGTAAGAGTATCCCTTAAGTCTCTGATTATCCCCAGAGTTTCACCCTTAAGTATCTGATTTAGACCGATAGAAAATTGGATTTTATAGAACATAGTACTCCATTTCTAAAACATACACCAATCACAGGCGGTATTCTCTTCTTAAAGTGGTGAGATGAAAAATTTCTATGTGATTACCTACACTTAAGCGTAAACATCTGATAGGTTCCTTCTATAAGTGGGCACATGAAAATACTCCTGATTACTGGTACTTACCGGGTACCCATGCCATAAGGAAACATAAGGGAGAATCTCCAGGCCGCTTGTCCGACAATGTGAGGGCAACACACGGGCCAGGGTTAAAGAATCTCCCTCTTTACGTTCTCCAGTCAACAGGCATTGCCAACCGAACCCTTGTGCTCCTGAATGATCCGGTAAACCGATGCTACCCCGATCCCAAGTTCATCCGCTACGGTCTGCTTTCCCTTGCCTTGTGCAATGAGGCTCAACACTTCCCCCGCCTTTGCCTTCGCCGTGGCCTTCCGCCCTGTGTAGCGTCCCTCTGCCTTCGCCGTGGCGATCCCTTCCCGTTGCCTCTCAAGCATCATCTCCCGTTCAAACGTGGCGATTGCCCCCAACATTGTCAACATGAGCTTGCCTGTGGGCGTTGTGGTATCAAGGTTCAGGTTCAACACCCGAAAGGCTACGCCCTTCCTCTCTAGCGTCTCGGTTATCTCAAGAAGGTGTGCCGTACTCCTGGCGATCCTGTCCAGCTTGCAGACCACCACAACGTCACCCTCACGCACGTAATCCAACATCGCCACCAGTTCAGGTCGATCACGCTTCACACCTGACACCTTTTCCCGGTAGAGACGATCACAACCGGCCTCAGTTAGTTGCTTCACCTGTGCTGTCAGGTCTTGATCCTCAGTGCTCACCCTTGCATAACCTATCATTGCCATGGCCCACACCTCCTATCAATAGAGTTAAAGATGTTTCGATAATATTCTATCAAAAACCCAATGTCAACCCTTATGATAGACTATTTCAACCATACCCATACCTATCACAAGGGCATGCCCTATTGAGAGGCAGGTCAGCAGGCGAGTAAAGTCACTGCCATGTCACCCAGCCACCACAGAGAAGGACAACGGGGTGAAACGAAAGGTACCGCCGAAGAGTCCTCGCAGTAGCACCATAAGGCACCCCACGGGGGGTAATTCACCAATCCGCGAATCACATATGGCCTTTCACAATTTTGTGGTATTTTGGGCCGAAAACTTCACGTAGAGGAGGCCCCAATGTCCGCCCTAAGACTCGCCCTTCTGTTCCTCCTGCTGGCTACTCCAGCCCTTGCGAAAGACTTGAACGGAGAGGTTGAGGAACTCAAGCTACAAGTGAGCACTCTTGAGTACACCATAAATAGTCAACGCTCCACGATCAACCGCCTAAAGGAACTCCAGGAGGAACACGAGGCCCTCTTAAAGAAACTTGTTATCCAGTATTGGGAGCTTAAAGAACAGGTCGAAAAACAGAAGAAAGCGACAAGATAGAGACGGATGTGACCGCCTCTTCCAGTTTGCTTGCCCTTTTCGGTGAGCAAATAGGCCACCTTTAGGGGTTTATCGGGAAAACCCGGAAAACCTCATAGTCAAGACGGTTGTGGCCGCCATGCTTCGTTTGCTTCACATTTTCGTGAAATGAACAATAGTCCACCGTTGGGCGACCACCTTTGGGGTTTCTCCCTTTTTCGGTGAAAACCCTCATAGTCCACCCCATCACGCAAATCTGCTTGGCGGCGTCTAAAGAGATGAGGTATTCGATGGTCTTTTGAGGACGCGCTTTTGTGCTCCCCGATTTCGGGGAGCTCAAACCTTGAGCGGTGATATAGTCCACCCCATCGACCAACATAGCCTTAACGATCTGTTCCTTAATCCAAGAGGAGAAGTCTTTGCGCACCCCAAGGGCCTTATGTAGCTCCCTTGCGTCTACTGCGTTGACTGTCCCGGCACTGAGTACTTTCACCTCTCAGGCTTCCGTATTTGGCTTCTGAGCGGTTTTCATTGGCTAACCCTAGTCATCCTATTACCAAATAAGGCGGCTTATTTTAGGCGTCTCTACTGCTTGGCGCGTCTAAAGAGATGAGGTATTCGGTGCGAACAGAAGAGCCTTTTCTCGTTTCACATTTTCGTTAAACGAGGTGTAGTCCACCTTTGGGGTTTTTCACGTTGGCGTGAGAAACGTAGTCCACCCCACCGTTTGAACTGCTTCGCTGAAGGCTTGCGGCTTGTCATGATGAGGGAGTAAAGGCCGGGTTCGTTAATGACCGTAACCTTCTGCGGTCCACCGGGGGTATAACTTGTAGTTAGACCCTTCTCGTCAGGGTCCAATGCGCTGACCGCCTTTGAAACGTTTTGAATCTCCAGCACCTTGCAAACATCGGCCGCCACAAACCACGGTTCATTGTCGATCATTACGACCCGCACTTGGCGGGACTGGTACTCTGAATACGCTAGTGGAAAACAAAGGGGGTCTGTTTGGGAAGGGGTAGTTATGGGTCTAGGACTGTTCCTTGAAAAATCGTTAGTAGGACGTGTGGAAAGTTACAAGGAAGATATGAAAAGGGGGCCGGTATCGTCACCAAGCCCCCGTGGTATCTTAGGCCGCCTCTAGGTCTGGAGTTTAAGGTTTTGGAATGTGTATTTCAGGTTCAATGTCTTTGAGTAATTCGGTATACTTCCGTTCAACCAACAGCTTTATCCTATGATTGAAACCGGCCATAGTGTTCCTTGTTGTTTCCGGAAGGTTGGCCATTTCAATGTAACGGCAGACGTTCCCTTGTTTCATCCAGACAGAATGATCGTCAACGTCAATACCTGTGATGTAATCCATACCGCCACAAGAATCAATTTTCAGTACAAAACCGCTCATGCCATGCCCTCCATTGAAAGATTAATGACTGCATGGCCATGGGTTTACCAGAACTGAAAGGAGTGTGTCAAGAGGAAAGTGCATATAAATCAGATAGTTATGGTTTCGATTGAGAAACTATTTCAGGAGGAAACAGGCTAGAGGAGGGGCAACGTTCTTGAAGTGTTCCACAGCTTCTCGGATACCTGCTGAAAGGGTAGAATATCCCTTGTGAAACGGGGCAAAAACTGTTACACAAAGGTGTTACACAAGCACGAAAACGCCTGAGCGGCACCCTTGTGTTTTCAATAGGTTAGGTGGTTCAGTTTCGGATTTGGGTTCGATTCCCTCGATTCCCGCCACCTCCACCAATTTAATGTCCGACCTTGGCCGGACAGGAGCGAAAGGCCACGAGAAATCGTGGCCTTTTCTTTTGTGCTTCATCCGGTTGCACAGGCGGTGTGCAGGCGGTTTCCACAGGCGCCAGCAGCTATCCACGAGTGATGTGGATAACCCCGGTGCATCTGTGGATAAGTCACAAAATTGTTACGTATCATTGGGTACTTTTACATCATGCATAACTAATAAGCACAGGTTGTAACCATCTGAATATACGTGTCAATAACTATTTTCAACGGTATACCGAATCTGGTGGAATCGGTCTATGTTTCATGGCCGAAGAGAAGTGGATAACTGAGACGAAATATCATGTAAATCCATGGAAGTACCAATAAGCCCCTCCTCAATGCCTGTCTGTATCCAACACTTCGCCCAATTTGTATAAATGTTCAGCAATTTCTTATTATTACATCTATTTTGCGCACTAAGCATGCATATTTTATCAAGCATTATGCGTCATTATTGTCAATATTTATTATTTTGATAGTTGACTTTATATGGAGAATTCATTATCACTTATATCAAGTTTGATTGTTGGCAATATTGAATTTGTACACTTAATTATACGTATTTAGCCACGCTCGAGATCAAGAAGGGGAATAGCCCATGGCCATAGAGAAGCATTCATCACTGCCCCAGATCCCTGAAAATGCCACTCCACTGGAGATACTCAGAATTGGTATCGAAGCGGCGGGCGGTGCCGTGAGCCTTGCCTGCTCCTTTTCAGTCGAAGACGTAATCATCATCGACCTGATCACGTCCCATGATCTTCCGGTGGGAATCTTCGCCATAGACACCGGGCGGCTTCCCGAGGAGACCCATGAGGTCGCCGAGGCTATCGTCTCCAGGTACGGAGTGGGCATTGACTGGTATTTCCCCCGCAACGACGAGGTGGAGCGGCTGCTGCGGGGGAAAGGGCCGTTTTCGTTCCGTGAAAGCCTTGTCAATCGCCACCAGTGTTGTCATATCCGCAAAGTGGAGCCGCTGGGGCGTGCCCTGGCGGGGCTGGCCGGCTGGGTGACGGGCGTGCGGCGGGCCCACGGTGTGACACGGGCTAATCTCGCTCCTCTTGAGATTGATGACACCAACGGCGGTATCGTGAAGATCAATCCCCTCCTGGACTGGACCGACTCCCAGGTATGGGCGTATGCGGAGGCACGGCGGCTACCGGTGAATCGCCTCCATCACCAGGGGTATCCGTCCATCGGCTGCGCCCCCTGCACCCGGGCCGTTACCCCAGGCCAGCCCCCCCGGTCGGGGCGCTGGTGGTGGGAAGATCCTGAGCACAAGGAATGCGGGCTGCACCGGCGCTGACGCTAACAAGACATCCAATCGGAGAGAATGAACCATGAACAGCCATCTTGACGAACTCGAAGCGCAATCCATCTACATCTTTCGCGAGGCATACCGGAAGTTCGAGAATCTCGCCATGCTCTATTCGGTGGGCAAAGACTCCACCACCATGATCCATTTGGCCCGCAAGGCCTTTTTCGGACGAATTCCCTTTCCGCTGGTGCACATCGACACCACCTACAAATATCCGGAAATGATCGAATATCGGGACCGCATGGCACGGGAGTGGGGCGCGGACCTGATCGTCGGGCGCAACGAATCGGCCATTGCCGCCGGCACGGGGCCCGAACAGGGGAGACTCGACTGCTGCGCCAAGCTCAAGACCGACGGCCTGAGTCAGACCATCGAGCGTCACGGTTTCAACGGCCTCTTTCTCGGCATCCGCCGGGACGAGGAGGGAAGCCGGGCCAAGGAACGGGTTTTTTCGCCCCGCGACAAGAACTTCGAGTGGTCCTACAAGGACCAGCCGCCCGAACTGTGGGACCAGTTCAACACGACCTTTGCGCCGGGCACCCACATCCGGGTCCACCCGATCCTGCACTGGACCGAACTGGACATCTGGCTCTACATCCAGCGGGAAGGGATCGAACTCTGCCCCCTGTACTTCGCCCGGGACGGCAAACGGTTCCGCTCCCTCGGCTGCATGCCCTGCACCGGCCCCATCCAGTCGAACGCCGTCACGGTGGAGGAGATCATCGAGGAGCTCCGCGCCATCAAGACACCGGAGCGGGCCGGCCGGGCCCAGGACCAGGAAAACACCTATGCCATGCAGAAGCTGCGGGCCAAGGGCTACATGTAAGCGGGTAACCGGGTAAGGAGATACGATATGAGCCAGTCTGAAACACTGAAGATAGTTATTGTGGGGCATGTTGACCACGGCAAGTCAACCCTGATCGGCCGCCTTTTCTACGACACCGGCAGCATTCCCGAAGCCCGCCGCCAGGAGATCGCCGCAACCTGCAAGGCCCAGGGGCGCCCGTTCGAGTTCGCTTACCTCATGGATGCGTTGGAAGAGGAACGGGTCCAGAACATCACCATCGATACGGCATCCAGTTTCTTTTCCACATCCCGCCGCCGGTACGTGATTATCGATGCACCCGGCCACAAGCAGTTCCTCAAGAATATGATCACCGGCGCAGCCAGCGCGGACGCGGCAATCCTGCTGGTGGACGGCACCGAGGGGGTCCGCGAGCAGACCAAGCGCCACGCCCATGTCCTATCGCTCCTCGGCATCCGCCAGGTGGTGGTGGCGGTCAATAAGCTGGACATGATCGACTATGACCGGCAACGGTTCCAGGAGGTGGAGAACGACATCCGGGCCTTCCTCCATTCGCTCCACATCGTGCCGGCCCACGTCATCCCCATCTCCGCAAGGGAAGGGGAGAACATGGCCGGCCGCCAGGGTCACACTCCCTGGTACGCGGGCCCCACGATCCTGGAGGCACTGGATGCCTTTGGCGACGTGCGGGGGGACGCAACGCTGCCCCTTCGTCTGCCGGTTCAGGATGTCTACACGTGGGATGGCCGCAGGATCTACGCGGGGCGGGTCGAGACCGGCGAGATACGGCAGGGAGATGAGGTGATCTTTCAGCCTTCGGGAAAGGTTACCCGGGTCAAGAGTGTGGAAAAGTGGCGCGAGCCGGGGCTGGAGCGGGCCGGGGCCGGTGAGTGCGTCGGCATCACCACCGAGGATGAGCTGTTCGTGGAACGGGGAGAGATCATAGCCCGCCTGCAGCAAGCGCCCATCCGCACCCGGGAATTCCGGGCCAGCATCTTCTGGCTCGCCGATACGCCGTTCAGGGCAGGAGCCACCTACACCATAAAGCTCGCGACAGCCGAGGTGCAGGCAGTGGCGGTAGACATCGAGGAACGACTCGATTCCTCGACCCTGGAGGTGATCGGCCGCCATGAGCCCGAGCTGCAGCCAACCGAGGTGGGAACCGTCCTGTTCAGCCTCAAGACACCGCTGGCAGTGGACCGGTACGGCGAGAACGTCCGAACGGGTCGCTTCGTTATTCAGGACAGCCTCCAGATCGGCGGGGGCGGAACTATTCAGACTGTGGAGGGTGACGCGGACCGCGCGGTCCGGCGCTTCAGCCTGGACGACTTCCAGGTCGGCGCAGACGGCGCGCGCGTGGTGGATCTCTCTCTTGAGCGAAACGGTGTTGAACTGGATGTGACGCCGGGCTTCCTTGATCACCTCTCCGCCGGCAACCGGCTGATCGTGAGGTTGA
Protein-coding regions in this window:
- a CDS encoding recombinase family protein; amino-acid sequence: MAMIGYARVSTEDQDLTAQVKQLTEAGCDRLYREKVSGVKRDRPELVAMLDYVREGDVVVVCKLDRIARSTAHLLEITETLERKGVAFRVLNLNLDTTTPTGKLMLTMLGAIATFEREMMLERQREGIATAKAEGRYTGRKATAKAKAGEVLSLIAQGKGKQTVADELGIGVASVYRIIQEHKGSVGNAC
- a CDS encoding antA/AntB antirepressor family protein, giving the protein MKVLSAGTVNAVDARELHKALGVRKDFSSWIKEQIVKAMLVDGVDYITAQGLSSPKSGSTKARPQKTIEYLISLDAAKQICVMGWTMRVFTEKGRNPKGGRPTVDYCSFHENVKQTKHGGHNRLDYEVFRVFPINP
- a CDS encoding BRO-N domain-containing protein, producing the protein MRVVMIDNEPWFVAADVCKVLEIQNVSKAVSALDPDEKGLTTSYTPGGPQKVTVINEPGLYSLIMTSRKPSAKQFKRWGGLRFSRQREKPQRWTTPRLTKM
- a CDS encoding phosphoadenylyl-sulfate reductase, which produces MAIEKHSSLPQIPENATPLEILRIGIEAAGGAVSLACSFSVEDVIIIDLITSHDLPVGIFAIDTGRLPEETHEVAEAIVSRYGVGIDWYFPRNDEVERLLRGKGPFSFRESLVNRHQCCHIRKVEPLGRALAGLAGWVTGVRRAHGVTRANLAPLEIDDTNGGIVKINPLLDWTDSQVWAYAEARRLPVNRLHHQGYPSIGCAPCTRAVTPGQPPRSGRWWWEDPEHKECGLHRR
- the cysD gene encoding sulfate adenylyltransferase subunit CysD translates to MNSHLDELEAQSIYIFREAYRKFENLAMLYSVGKDSTTMIHLARKAFFGRIPFPLVHIDTTYKYPEMIEYRDRMAREWGADLIVGRNESAIAAGTGPEQGRLDCCAKLKTDGLSQTIERHGFNGLFLGIRRDEEGSRAKERVFSPRDKNFEWSYKDQPPELWDQFNTTFAPGTHIRVHPILHWTELDIWLYIQREGIELCPLYFARDGKRFRSLGCMPCTGPIQSNAVTVEEIIEELRAIKTPERAGRAQDQENTYAMQKLRAKGYM
- a CDS encoding sulfate adenylyltransferase subunit 1; this translates as MSQSETLKIVIVGHVDHGKSTLIGRLFYDTGSIPEARRQEIAATCKAQGRPFEFAYLMDALEEERVQNITIDTASSFFSTSRRRYVIIDAPGHKQFLKNMITGAASADAAILLVDGTEGVREQTKRHAHVLSLLGIRQVVVAVNKLDMIDYDRQRFQEVENDIRAFLHSLHIVPAHVIPISAREGENMAGRQGHTPWYAGPTILEALDAFGDVRGDATLPLRLPVQDVYTWDGRRIYAGRVETGEIRQGDEVIFQPSGKVTRVKSVEKWREPGLERAGAGECVGITTEDELFVERGEIIARLQQAPIRTREFRASIFWLADTPFRAGATYTIKLATAEVQAVAVDIEERLDSSTLEVIGRHEPELQPTEVGTVLFSLKTPLAVDRYGENVRTGRFVIQDSLQIGGGGTIQTVEGDADRAVRRFSLDDFQVGADGARVVDLSLERNGVELDVTPGFLDHLSAGNRLIVRLRDPVQIEPVALLAYEHNLGFVFSRDRDRVNVVLYRERDGGAEARAAA